The DNA sequence GCGGCCTGCTCGCCATTCGTCCTCCGGTCGGCTCCGCTTTCCGCAGCCACGAAGCCAGCATCATCGGCAACACCTGCCTGTACGGTGCCACCGGCGGTCGCCTGTATGCTGCAGGCCGCGCGGGCGAGCGCTTCGCGGTGCGTAACTCCGGCGCCATCACCGTCGTCGAAGGTATTGGCGACAACGGTTGTGAATATATGACCGGCGGCATCGTCTGCGTGCTGGGCAAAACCGGCGTTAACTTTGGCGCGGGGATGACCGGCGGCTTCGGTTACGTTCTCGATGAAGATGGCGATTTCCGCAAACGCGTAAACCCTGAACTGGTGGAAGTGCTGGACGTTGATTCTCTGGCTATCCACGAAGAGCACCTGCGCGGTTTAATTACCGAGCACGTACAGCTTACCGGTTCGCAGCGCGGTGAAGAGATCCTGGCCAACTGGCCGGCCTTCTCAGCGAAATTTGCGCTGGTTAAACCGAAGTCCAGCGATGTTAAAGCACTGTTGGGTCACCGTAGTCGTTCCGCAGCTGAGCTGCGGGTGCAGGCGCAGTAAGGGGTTAAGATGAGTCAGAATGTCTATCAATTTATCGACTTACAGCGAGTTGATCCGCCGAAGAAAGCGCTGAAGATCCGTAAAATTGAATTTGTAGAAATTTACGAGCCGTTTTCAGAAGGCCAGGCCAAAGCGCAGGCGGACCGCTGCCTGTCCTGCGGCAACCCGTACTGCGAATGGAAATGCCCGGTGCACAACTACATCCCGAACTGGCTGAAGCTGGCCAATGAAGGGCGTATTTTTGAAGCGGCAGAACTGTCGCATCAGACCAATACCCTGCCGGAAGTCTGCGGGCGCGTTTGCCCACAGGATCGCCTGTGCGAAGGGTCCTGCACCCTGAACGATGAGTTCGGCGCGGTCACCATCGGCAATATTGAGCGCTATATCAACGATAAAGCGTTCGAAATGGGCTGGCGTCCGGATCTGACCGGCGTGAAGCAAACCGGTAAAACCGTCGCCATCATCGGCGCGGGCCCGGCAGGCCTGGCCTGCGCAGACGTATTAACCCGTAACGGCGTCAAGGCGGTGGTCTTCGATCGCCATCCGGAGATCGGCGGCCTCCTGACCTTTGGTATTCCGGCATTTAAGCTGGAAAAAGAGGTGATGACCCGCCGTCGTGAGATCTTCACCGGTATGGGAATTGAGTTCAAACTCAATACTGAAGTGGGCAGCGATGTGCAGCTCGACGATCTGCTGAAAGATTACGATGCGGTATTCCTCGGCGTTGGCACCTATCAGTCAATGCGCGGCGGGCTGGAAAACGAAGACGCTTCCGGCGTATTCGATGCGCTGCCGTTCCTGATCGCCAATACCAAGCAGATCATGGGCTTTGGCGAAACGGCGGACGAACCGTACGTCAGTATGGAAGGTAAGCGCGTCGTGGTTCTCGGCGGTGGCGATACCGCAATGGACTGCGTACGTACCTCAATTCGCCAGAACGCGACTCATGTTATCTGCGCCTATCGCCGTGATGAAGAGAACATGCCGGGCTCTAAACGCGAAGTGAAGAACGCGCGTGAAGAAGGCGTGGAATTCCAGTTCAACGTCCAGCCGCTGGGCATCGAAGTCAATGCTAACGGTAAAGTATGCGGCGTCAAGATGGCGCGTACGGAGATGGGCCAGCCGGACGCGAAGGGCCGCCGCCGTGCGGAAATCGTAGCTGGTTCTGAGCATGTCGTGCCCGCCGATGCGGTGGTTATGGCGTTCGGTTTCCGCCCGCACAGCATGGAATGGCTGGCGAAACACAGCGTTGAGCTGGATTCTCAGGGCCGCGTCATCGCGCCGGAAGGCAGCGACAACGCGTTCCAGACCAGCAACCCGAAAATCTTCGCCGGCGGCGATATCGTTCGCGGTTCCGACCTGGTTGTGACGGCGATCGCCGAAGGCCGTAAGGCGGCTGACGGGATCCTCAACTATCTGGAAGTGTAATGCGAAAACCCGGATAGCGGTTTTATCCGGGTATATGACCCAGGCCCGATGGTTAATCCCCTCGGGCTTTTTTATGCGCTTAACAAATCTGAGCGAACTTTAATCACTACTTTTTTAATCTCTGCGGGCTCGGTTATTACGCATCCCGGCTTATGCGGTTCGCCCGGCATAAAGATGGCGAACATGCCTGGCGTCAGAATGACCGACTGTTCGCCATCAATGGCGTTGCACAGCTGATAATCCTCCTCAACGTGCATCTCCTCGCACTGCATTGCCGAACCGCTCACCCCATAAAAAATCCGCTCCGCACCCGCCAGTAAAATCTGAATATCGATAAACTGCGTATGCAGCTCTGCCTTTTTCACGTCCGGTAACCCCGTGGCAAACTGCATCACGTTCATAAAGATATTATCCCCTTGCAGCTCGTAGCTTCCGGGAGAAATGGCAGGTAAATCATGCTCCCTGGCGAGGGATATCGCCTTTTGCAGCGCTGAAGGCACGCCGGCCTGTAATGGATTAACTAAATTACCGAATATCATGACGTTCCTCCCTGCTCCATAGTGCCGCGCCCAGCAGGCCAGCATCATGGCGATAGTGTGCTGCGCATAGTGGCAGCTGGTAAATATCAGGCTCTTGCGCCAGATAGTCCCTCACCAGCGGTAAGTACCCAGCCGCCAGGCCAATACTGCCGCCAACGACCACGCGCTGGCAATCGGTCAACGCTTTAAGATCGGCAATCATCCGCGCCAAAGTTTGTGCCGAGCGCTGAATAAGTAAACGCGCCTGCGGATGGCCTTGTGCCGCAAAAGTAAAAATAGATTTCGCATCCAGTCCACAGAGATCGTCAGTTGCCGCCGCGGCTATTCCCCGTCCGGAAGCAATAGCCTCTACGCAGCCGACCCGACCGCAGCCGCAAAGCGGTCCGCCAGGATCGGCCAACGAGTGCCCCAGGTGTCCGGCCAGGCCTCCGGTCCCGGTAAGTAAAGTGCCGTTGCTCACCACGCCGCCGCCAACTCCGGTAGAGACGGTAAT is a window from the Klebsiella oxytoca genome containing:
- the nanQ gene encoding N-acetylneuraminate anomerase, coding for MIFGNLVNPLQAGVPSALQKAISLAREHDLPAISPGSYELQGDNIFMNVMQFATGLPDVKKAELHTQFIDIQILLAGAERIFYGVSGSAMQCEEMHVEEDYQLCNAIDGEQSVILTPGMFAIFMPGEPHKPGCVITEPAEIKKVVIKVRSDLLSA
- the gltD gene encoding glutamate synthase subunit GltD: MSQNVYQFIDLQRVDPPKKALKIRKIEFVEIYEPFSEGQAKAQADRCLSCGNPYCEWKCPVHNYIPNWLKLANEGRIFEAAELSHQTNTLPEVCGRVCPQDRLCEGSCTLNDEFGAVTIGNIERYINDKAFEMGWRPDLTGVKQTGKTVAIIGAGPAGLACADVLTRNGVKAVVFDRHPEIGGLLTFGIPAFKLEKEVMTRRREIFTGMGIEFKLNTEVGSDVQLDDLLKDYDAVFLGVGTYQSMRGGLENEDASGVFDALPFLIANTKQIMGFGETADEPYVSMEGKRVVVLGGGDTAMDCVRTSIRQNATHVICAYRRDEENMPGSKREVKNAREEGVEFQFNVQPLGIEVNANGKVCGVKMARTEMGQPDAKGRRRAEIVAGSEHVVPADAVVMAFGFRPHSMEWLAKHSVELDSQGRVIAPEGSDNAFQTSNPKIFAGGDIVRGSDLVVTAIAEGRKAADGILNYLEV
- the nanK gene encoding N-acetylmannosamine kinase, whose product is MTTLAIDIGGTKLAAALVADDLLLRDRRELPTPASKTPDALRAALKTLVEPLFTRAKRVAVASTGIIREGNLIAINPQNLGGLMHFPLVKTLREITGLPTLAVNDAQAAAWAEYQAMAYKVSDMAFITVSTGVGGGVVSNGTLLTGTGGLAGHLGHSLADPGGPLCGCGRVGCVEAIASGRGIAAAATDDLCGLDAKSIFTFAAQGHPQARLLIQRSAQTLARMIADLKALTDCQRVVVGGSIGLAAGYLPLVRDYLAQEPDIYQLPLCAAHYRHDAGLLGAALWSREERHDIR